The Cherax quadricarinatus isolate ZL_2023a chromosome 66, ASM3850222v1, whole genome shotgun sequence genome window below encodes:
- the BCAS2 gene encoding pre-mRNA-splicing factor SPF27 isoform X2 — MVEDEKKRYRPTKNYLEHLPPLNLNAFETDVMRCEFERVAARQPMDTLSMKRYELPPPPPGKMTDVAAWGECVDNSMAQLEHQATRIMNLDLMNEFGAEAWKAHNNVLQHMLTRSQAQLQEYKKEIQELNWSRKSMQTKAGEELRHLESSWVSLVSRNYEIEQACVLLEAEIAKLEREKESQE; from the exons ATGGTAGAGGATGAGAAGAAGCGTTACCGTCCCACCAAGAACTACCTGGAGCACCTCCCTCCTCTTAATTTAAATGCTTTTGAG ACGGATGTGATGCGTTGCGAATTTGAACGTGTTGCTGCACGACAGCCAATGGACACGTTGAGTATGAAGCGTTAtgaactcccaccaccaccccctggaAAAATGACAGATGTTGCTGCTTGGGGCGAGTGTGTGGACAATTCAATGGCCCAGCTTGAACATCAGGCGACTAG GATTATGAACCTGGATTTAATGAACGAGTTTGGAGCGGAAGCATGGAAGGCTCACAACAATGTCCTACAGCACATGTTGACCCGCTCTCAGGCACAGCTACAGGAGTACAA GAAAGAAATTCAGGAACTAAATTGGTCCAGAAAAAGCATGCAGACCAAGGCAGGAGAGGAGCTGCGCCATCTGGAGAGTAGTTGGGTATCACTTGTCTCTCGCAATTATGAGATTGAACAAGCTTGTGTGCTGCTGGAAGCTGAAATAGCAAAGTTAGAGCGAGAAAAAGAAAGTCAGGAGTGA
- the BCAS2 gene encoding pre-mRNA-splicing factor SPF27 isoform X1, which produces MSQDVIVDALPYIDTGYEEPGVREAAIAMVEDEKKRYRPTKNYLEHLPPLNLNAFETDVMRCEFERVAARQPMDTLSMKRYELPPPPPGKMTDVAAWGECVDNSMAQLEHQATRIMNLDLMNEFGAEAWKAHNNVLQHMLTRSQAQLQEYKKEIQELNWSRKSMQTKAGEELRHLESSWVSLVSRNYEIEQACVLLEAEIAKLEREKESQE; this is translated from the exons ATGAGTCAGGACGTCATTGTGGACGCCTTACCTTACATAGACACCGGCTATGAGGAGCCAGGAGTCAGAGAGGcg GCCATTGCAATGGTAGAGGATGAGAAGAAGCGTTACCGTCCCACCAAGAACTACCTGGAGCACCTCCCTCCTCTTAATTTAAATGCTTTTGAG ACGGATGTGATGCGTTGCGAATTTGAACGTGTTGCTGCACGACAGCCAATGGACACGTTGAGTATGAAGCGTTAtgaactcccaccaccaccccctggaAAAATGACAGATGTTGCTGCTTGGGGCGAGTGTGTGGACAATTCAATGGCCCAGCTTGAACATCAGGCGACTAG GATTATGAACCTGGATTTAATGAACGAGTTTGGAGCGGAAGCATGGAAGGCTCACAACAATGTCCTACAGCACATGTTGACCCGCTCTCAGGCACAGCTACAGGAGTACAA GAAAGAAATTCAGGAACTAAATTGGTCCAGAAAAAGCATGCAGACCAAGGCAGGAGAGGAGCTGCGCCATCTGGAGAGTAGTTGGGTATCACTTGTCTCTCGCAATTATGAGATTGAACAAGCTTGTGTGCTGCTGGAAGCTGAAATAGCAAAGTTAGAGCGAGAAAAAGAAAGTCAGGAGTGA